One genomic segment of Carboxydocella sporoproducens DSM 16521 includes these proteins:
- a CDS encoding glycosyltransferase family 4 protein, whose amino-acid sequence MKIGIDARAAIWYRGTGIGTYTYQLLRSLYLINRQEFNWRFFWPGDEYRDLDIASDSIFNSIEKNKDKFWEEVHIPARITDEKIDLYHVPQNGIGLPKGNSCPMVVTIHDLIPYIYPETVGKGYLKVFLQEMPGIVARAAHIITVSECSKQDLLRILKVPAEKITVTYEAPEPIYRPVPQKKARAFVSEHYGIQDQYILYIGGFSPRKNVKGLINAFKEIRKDVGYPIKLVLVGKQVREYGDLVVLIEALGLEEDVIWTGFAAVEDLPYLYAAANLFVYPSFYEGFGLPPLEAMACGTPTIAANTSSIPEVVGEGAWLFNPFDSMELAEKMYKLLTDADLRQELGRKGLMRAGEFSWNKTALETMEVYRRVLGKRG is encoded by the coding sequence GTGAAGATCGGAATCGATGCCCGTGCGGCCATCTGGTACCGGGGAACGGGAATTGGTACTTATACTTACCAGCTCTTGCGCTCTCTATATTTAATAAATCGGCAGGAATTCAACTGGCGTTTTTTCTGGCCCGGGGACGAATATCGGGACCTGGACATAGCCAGTGATTCCATTTTTAACTCCATTGAAAAAAACAAGGATAAATTCTGGGAAGAAGTGCATATTCCGGCACGTATTACCGATGAAAAAATAGATTTATATCATGTGCCGCAGAATGGAATTGGATTGCCCAAAGGCAATAGTTGTCCCATGGTGGTAACCATACATGACCTGATACCATACATTTATCCGGAAACGGTTGGCAAAGGCTATCTAAAAGTATTTTTGCAGGAAATGCCTGGGATTGTAGCCAGAGCTGCCCACATAATTACTGTTTCTGAGTGTTCAAAACAGGATTTGCTCAGGATCTTGAAAGTTCCTGCTGAAAAAATAACAGTTACCTACGAGGCACCAGAGCCAATCTATCGGCCTGTACCGCAAAAAAAAGCGCGTGCTTTTGTCAGTGAGCACTACGGCATACAGGATCAGTACATTCTTTATATCGGCGGGTTTAGCCCCCGGAAAAATGTTAAAGGGTTAATCAATGCTTTTAAAGAAATTCGAAAAGATGTAGGTTATCCAATCAAACTGGTACTGGTCGGTAAACAGGTAAGGGAGTATGGGGATCTGGTAGTATTAATCGAGGCCCTTGGGCTGGAAGAGGATGTTATTTGGACGGGATTTGCCGCAGTAGAGGATTTACCTTATCTTTATGCAGCGGCTAATCTGTTTGTCTATCCTTCATTCTATGAAGGTTTTGGTCTCCCACCCCTAGAAGCAATGGCCTGCGGAACTCCAACTATTGCTGCTAATACATCCTCAATTCCTGAAGTAGTGGGAGAAGGAGCATGGTTGTTTAATCCCTTTGATTCCATGGAACTGGCAGAAAAAATGTATAAATTGTTAACAGATGCAGATCTTCGCCAGGAGCTGGGTAGGAAAGGATTAATGCGAGCAGGGGAATTCAGCTGGAATAAAACTGCGCTGGAAACCATGGAAGTATACAGGAGAGTACTGGGAAAGCGGGGATAG
- a CDS encoding helix-turn-helix domain-containing protein, giving the protein MQEQAPLKVLTVQEVAQVLKTDREKVEKLIASGRLPAMVLPGQEVRIRAEDLLTFLKNETAQYTELKRKYHSYQQERLEKLERALQQLKIIPEKLNHGLQGELNRAAGDYSRVLELKEVFEDIYKLTRRILKTQQRVESRKSSDHDDYFQQLEIEWQEWEREIEKWQDRFLTRAKKAGKKLNFGLAQVYQNLVQILINEWDKIRKENF; this is encoded by the coding sequence ATGCAAGAGCAGGCTCCGCTGAAGGTATTAACAGTTCAGGAAGTGGCCCAGGTTTTAAAAACTGATCGGGAAAAGGTGGAAAAATTAATCGCCAGTGGCCGCTTGCCTGCAATGGTTTTGCCGGGGCAAGAAGTTAGAATCAGGGCGGAGGATCTGCTAACTTTTCTCAAAAACGAAACGGCTCAGTATACTGAATTAAAGCGAAAATATCACAGCTATCAACAGGAAAGGCTGGAGAAGCTGGAAAGGGCCTTACAACAGCTAAAGATAATTCCCGAAAAACTCAATCATGGCCTCCAGGGTGAATTGAATCGGGCGGCAGGAGACTATAGCAGAGTACTAGAGCTAAAAGAGGTTTTTGAAGATATTTATAAATTAACCAGAAGAATTTTAAAGACCCAGCAGCGAGTGGAGAGCAGAAAAAGCTCTGATCATGATGATTACTTTCAGCAACTGGAAATAGAATGGCAGGAGTGGGAAAGGGAAATCGAAAAATGGCAAGACCGTTTTTTGACCAGAGCCAAAAAAGCCGGTAAAAAATTAAATTTTGGCCTGGCTCAGGTATATCAAAATTTGGTACAAATTCTAATAAATGAGTGGGACAAAATAAGAAAAGAAAATTTTTAA
- a CDS encoding mannose-1-phosphate guanylyltransferase, with protein sequence MDTYAVIMAGGTGTRFWPKSRSRFPKQFLPLFGNNSLLQTTFNRVNRILNRNQILVVTNKHYVQTVINQLPQCLFSNLLVEPVRRDTASCIGLAVSYIYRVNPEAVMVVLPSDHFVADEEKFLQTVQEGIEWARKGDWIITIGIKPSEPKTAYGYIELGQEQREGVWQVKSFREKPDLDTAIKYLEQGNFFWNAGIFIFRAEVMWRSLERYLPQVHQALNQVIPYWGTPQQTEIIKKVYRPLPKVSIDYGVMEKTDNLLVLTADFGWDDLGSWSVLGRVLPVSDEGNVVMGQHLGLDTSNCILVTENQLLATIGIKDLIVIATNDVILICPKDKDQEVKEMVKLVRNSEYRRYF encoded by the coding sequence ATGGATACTTATGCTGTGATAATGGCTGGCGGGACGGGTACAAGGTTTTGGCCCAAAAGCCGTTCGCGATTTCCTAAACAATTTTTGCCCCTGTTCGGCAATAACAGTCTATTGCAAACTACCTTTAATCGCGTCAACCGAATTCTTAATCGCAATCAGATTCTGGTAGTTACCAACAAACACTATGTACAAACAGTAATCAATCAATTGCCCCAGTGCCTGTTCAGCAATTTGCTGGTGGAACCAGTTCGGCGGGATACAGCATCCTGTATAGGCCTGGCGGTAAGTTATATTTACCGGGTGAATCCTGAGGCAGTAATGGTGGTGCTGCCATCTGATCACTTTGTAGCGGATGAGGAAAAGTTTCTTCAAACTGTCCAGGAAGGTATAGAGTGGGCTCGAAAAGGCGACTGGATAATCACTATCGGCATAAAACCCAGTGAACCGAAAACTGCTTATGGCTATATAGAACTGGGGCAGGAACAGAGAGAGGGGGTCTGGCAGGTAAAGAGTTTTCGGGAAAAACCGGACTTAGATACTGCCATTAAATATCTGGAACAGGGAAATTTTTTCTGGAATGCTGGAATATTTATTTTTCGAGCAGAGGTTATGTGGCGGTCCCTGGAACGCTACCTGCCTCAGGTACATCAAGCTCTCAATCAGGTAATTCCATATTGGGGTACTCCTCAGCAGACAGAGATTATTAAAAAAGTTTATCGACCTCTGCCTAAAGTATCAATTGATTACGGGGTGATGGAAAAAACTGATAACTTGCTGGTTTTAACCGCTGATTTTGGCTGGGATGACCTGGGGAGCTGGAGTGTTCTAGGCCGTGTTTTACCCGTTAGTGATGAAGGAAATGTGGTAATGGGGCAACACCTGGGTCTTGATACCAGTAACTGTATTCTAGTTACAGAAAACCAGCTGCTGGCCACTATCGGTATCAAAGACCTGATCGTGATTGCAACAAATGATGTGATTTTAATATGCCCCAAAGATAAAGACCAGGAAGTAAAAGAAATGGTAAAACTGGTTAGAAATTCGGAATACAGGCGTTATTTTTGA
- a CDS encoding LysM peptidoglycan-binding domain-containing protein: protein MEKVVCQGIYQLSEDATPLERITAMAVKPEIKEIFRDEDKWTVAGIVEVVIEGECPREKNDEIDDTDGLMFDKETEVKPFTVSIQTAGSWQVQFDLPENEKEPDVEMELKSHEAWLAAEGIEWSVELALELKWPEEQIAAEESIETGVEELTEMAPWLKDWVEVKPVCSEQIGTGTIPIWEVKEEVKENKEISVNKIYTPNKQAPKPIAMAKGRAKVTMYFVKEGDSWETIARHYGVGEEILKQRNPGCQLLAGSVLWVPRG from the coding sequence ATGGAGAAGGTAGTTTGTCAGGGGATTTATCAATTATCGGAAGATGCTACTCCATTAGAACGGATTACGGCCATGGCGGTAAAACCGGAGATAAAAGAGATTTTCCGGGATGAAGACAAATGGACAGTAGCCGGGATTGTCGAGGTTGTAATAGAAGGGGAATGCCCACGGGAAAAAAATGATGAAATCGATGATACTGATGGCCTCATGTTTGACAAGGAGACAGAGGTAAAACCTTTTACTGTCAGTATACAAACAGCAGGCTCATGGCAAGTTCAGTTTGATTTGCCTGAAAATGAAAAAGAGCCGGATGTGGAAATGGAGTTAAAAAGCCATGAAGCCTGGTTGGCAGCTGAAGGAATCGAGTGGTCGGTTGAACTGGCACTGGAATTAAAATGGCCGGAAGAACAGATTGCAGCCGAGGAATCCATAGAGACAGGGGTTGAGGAATTAACCGAAATGGCTCCCTGGCTAAAGGATTGGGTTGAAGTAAAACCGGTATGCAGTGAGCAAATAGGAACAGGGACGATTCCTATCTGGGAAGTTAAAGAAGAAGTTAAAGAAAACAAAGAGATAAGTGTCAACAAGATTTATACTCCTAATAAGCAGGCACCTAAACCCATTGCGATGGCAAAAGGGAGAGCAAAAGTGACTATGTATTTTGTGAAAGAAGGAGACAGCTGGGAAACCATTGCCCGCCATTACGGAGTAGGGGAGGAAATTCTGAAACAGCGCAACCCTGGTTGTCAGCTCTTGGCCGGGTCAGTTCTCTGGGTGCCGAGGGGATAG
- a CDS encoding CotS family spore coat protein, translating into MIPEYVIQAYGFKVTRVEKIRRIWRCHTERHGIWGIKWVEYPPEEFSFIWQVSEHLRKKGFEYFPPIQQTNEGKGWVPDHQRGIWFAVPWLNGKKASYEKWEHIKAAVDLLVALRLAGQGFYPHNPYPGRIHLGRWPAYFKNRLHDLRNFQQQLQKKDRLSEFDRLYKHYLAYYIAQGEEAISRLEETDYYLYCQKEKTKGTFCHHDFAHHNLLLYQGKAHIIDFDYCLYDLHLHDFGSLVIRVMKKNRWKIRSAEKILNYYAELNGLTEAEQKILVAFWQYPQDFWQLGFSYYIEQLPRTEREFIKRLKTVLKQEKERLNFLKEMKKAAQI; encoded by the coding sequence GTGATTCCTGAGTATGTAATTCAAGCCTATGGCTTCAAAGTTACCAGAGTAGAAAAAATACGGCGAATCTGGCGCTGTCATACCGAGCGTCATGGTATCTGGGGCATAAAATGGGTTGAATATCCACCAGAAGAGTTTAGCTTTATCTGGCAGGTCAGTGAACACTTGAGGAAAAAAGGATTTGAATATTTCCCCCCTATTCAGCAGACCAACGAGGGAAAGGGCTGGGTACCTGACCACCAGCGTGGGATTTGGTTTGCAGTTCCCTGGTTAAATGGTAAAAAAGCAAGTTATGAAAAATGGGAACATATTAAGGCCGCTGTCGATCTCTTGGTTGCATTGCGTTTGGCAGGACAGGGTTTTTACCCTCATAATCCTTATCCTGGCCGGATTCACTTGGGACGCTGGCCAGCTTATTTTAAAAATCGATTACATGATTTAAGGAACTTTCAGCAACAGTTACAAAAAAAAGACAGACTTAGTGAGTTTGACCGGTTGTATAAGCATTATCTGGCATATTATATCGCTCAGGGGGAAGAGGCCATTTCCCGCCTGGAAGAAACGGACTACTATCTTTATTGTCAGAAGGAAAAAACAAAAGGAACTTTTTGCCATCATGATTTTGCTCATCATAATTTGCTCTTGTACCAGGGAAAAGCTCATATTATAGATTTTGACTATTGCCTGTATGATCTTCACTTACATGATTTTGGGAGTTTGGTTATCAGAGTAATGAAGAAAAATCGCTGGAAAATCAGATCGGCTGAAAAAATTCTCAACTATTATGCTGAACTAAATGGCCTTACAGAAGCAGAACAAAAAATTCTGGTGGCTTTCTGGCAATATCCGCAGGATTTCTGGCAGCTAGGGTTTTCTTACTATATTGAGCAACTGCCCAGGACGGAAAGAGAATTTATTAAAAGACTAAAAACGGTTTTGAAACAGGAAAAAGAGCGGCTTAATTTCCTGAAGGAAATGAAAAAAGCTGCACAAATTTGA